Part of the Micromonospora inyonensis genome, GCACCACCACGCCGAGGGCGACCACCACGTCGCAGCGGCGGGCCAGCGCCTGCGCCACCACCGGCAGTTCGACCGAGCCGGCGACCCGGGCGACCACGGCCCGGGCCCCGCACGCCTCGGCGGCCGCCACCGCCCGGTCGCACATGTGGTCGGTGAGGTCGCCGTGCCAGCGGGCCGCGACCACGCCCACGGTCAGGCCGGTCGCGTCCACCGCGCTCGCCCCGGGTTCGCCGAATCCCGCCATCTCAGACTCCGATCTCGTCGGCCGTGGCCACCCGGCGCAGCGGCGTCTCGGTGACCTCGTCCAGTTCGTCGAGGAGGTGTCCCATCCGGTCCCGCTTGGTCCGCAGGTAACGCACGTTCTCCGGGTGCGGACGGATGGGCAGTCCCTCCCGGCCGGAGATGGTCAGGCCGTAGCCCTCCAGCCCGGCCCGCTTGGCCGGGTTGTTGGTCAGCAGCCGCATCGAGCGGACCCCGAGGTCGTAGAGGACCTGCGCGCCGGTGCCGTAGTCGCGGGCGTCGGCCGGCAGCCCCAGGTCGAGGTTGGCGTCGACGGTGTCCCGCCCGAGGTCCTGGAGCTGGTACGCCCGGAGCTTGTGCAGCAGGCCGATGCCGCGCCCCTCGTGGCCCCGGACGTAGAGCACCACGCCCCGCCCCTCCTGCGCGACCCGGGCCAGGGCCGCGTCGAGCTGCGGACCGCAGTCGCAGCGCAACGAGCCGAGGACGTCCCCGGTCAGGCACTCCGAGTGCACCCGCACCAGCACGTCCCGGCCGTCGCCGATCTCGCCCATGACCAGGGCGACGTGCTCCGCGCCGTCGTGCTCGCTGCGGTAGCCCAGCGCCCGGAAGACTCCGTGCGTGGTGGGCATCCGGGCCTCGGCGACCCGCTCCACCTGCTTCTCCGTCCGCCGCCGGTGGGCGATCAGGTCGGCGATGGTGATCAGGGTGAGGGAGTGCTCCGCGCAGAACTTCTCCAGGTCCGGCAGACGCATCATGGTGCCGTCGTCGTTGACCAGCTCGCAGAGGACCCCGGCCGGGCGCAGCCCGGCCAGTCGGGTCAAGTCGACGGCCGCCTCGGTGTGCCCGGGTCGGCGCAGCACCCCGCCCTCCCGCGCGCGCAGCGGCACCACGTGCCCGGGGCGGGCCAGGTCGGCCGGGCT contains:
- a CDS encoding bifunctional 3,4-dihydroxy-2-butanone-4-phosphate synthase/GTP cyclohydrolase II → MTTFGTIEQAVADVAAGRPVVVVDDADRENEGDLIFAAEKATPELIAFMVRHTSGYICVPLTEGECDRLDLPPMHHTNQDRRGTAYTVTVDAREGVSTGISAADRAHTIRLLADAATSPADLARPGHVVPLRAREGGVLRRPGHTEAAVDLTRLAGLRPAGVLCELVNDDGTMMRLPDLEKFCAEHSLTLITIADLIAHRRRTEKQVERVAEARMPTTHGVFRALGYRSEHDGAEHVALVMGEIGDGRDVLVRVHSECLTGDVLGSLRCDCGPQLDAALARVAQEGRGVVLYVRGHEGRGIGLLHKLRAYQLQDLGRDTVDANLDLGLPADARDYGTGAQVLYDLGVRSMRLLTNNPAKRAGLEGYGLTISGREGLPIRPHPENVRYLRTKRDRMGHLLDELDEVTETPLRRVATADEIGV